One window of the Chitinophaga niabensis genome contains the following:
- a CDS encoding CusA/CzcA family heavy metal efflux RND transporter has protein sequence MLNSIINFSIKNKLVIGILTLALIAWGVWSAGRLPIDAVPDITNNQVQVITVAPTLASQEVEQLVTYPIEQSLANLPDLQEMRSISRFGLSVITVVFPDDVDVYFARQLISERLKEAESRIPQGMGTPELAPVSTGLGEIYQYVIRPKKGSEDKYTAMDLRTMQDWIVSRQLYGTPGIAEINSFGGLKKQYEVAVDPHKLRSLNITIPEIFNALQKNNENTGGAYIDKKPNAYFIRGIGLVTSLDDIRNIVIKTVNGIPVLIRDVADAKLGSAVRYGALTYNGEKEVVGGIVMMLKGANSADVVARVKKKMETIRNSLPADIEIEPFLDRTGLVNSAIGTVEKNLIEGALIVVFVLVVFLGNIRAGLIVASAIPLSMLFALGLMNLFGVSANLMSLGAIDFGLIVDGAVIIVEATMHHLGLRKSQERLTQAEMDQEVFVSASKIRNSAAFGEIIILIVYIPILSLVGIEGKMFRPMAQTVGFAILGALILSLTYIPMMSALFLPKKLSNKRTIADKMMDFFQRLYAPIIHGAIRMKYWVTGAAVIVMVITLIVFNRMGGEFIPQLQEGDYALHCILPQGTSLSQSIETSMMASRILRTFPEVEMVVGKTGGAEVPTDPMPPEASDLIVTLKPRKEWTTTKSYTELANKMLEKLEVIPGVFFEASQPIQMRFNELMTGVRQDVAVKVFGENIDTLAALAPKVAAVIQSVKGATAPQIERTSGLPQITIQYDRARIAGYGLNIQDINTTVSTAFAGKTASRVFENERQFDLVVRLDSANRASIEDVGNLYIALPDGVQVPLNQLATVSIKEGPAQISREDGRRRIVVGFNVKDRDVESVVKEIQEKLTAAKILPTGYYYTYGGTFENLQEASARLSIAVPVSLALIFVLLFFTFGSVKEAALIFTAIPMSAIGGVFALLLRGMPFSISAGVGFIALFGVAVLNGIVLISTFNQLEKEGMQDVVQRVIEGTKIRLRPVLMTATVASFGFFPMAISTGAGAEVQKPLATVVIGGLLTATFLTLVVLPLLYIIFNPKIKMKGAMVAALLFIIPSAQAQRKTIDETLAAAKGNLQYSINKEQINKGRLQTKSAGMLPKTGIFAENEDLRPSDKQGILKIGVSQSVAWPGLYNAQKDLYAEQLKYYQTNTTAIDAEIKRDVRSVYYQLWYLQDKVLLFQRLDSIYTSLHAAAKLKVKTGDSPGLDSIAASVRMQELEAFLQQTGNDMKIQQQLLMQLMNSSESTLPVLQPLEKLPFVLSGSDSLHPVIGLQQQNIAIANAGVRVVKNENRPEFSGRFFSQRLYGLSDPFTGFSVSAAFPLFGAGAYRNKVKTAKAEVAMQQKQYEYGMQSFHTQRIQAQQEAEKNNSLLRFYETVGLKQANEIIKAATLAYRAGEISFAELSQFLTQAIDIQRNYLENLNAYNQSIIAYNYFINQ, from the coding sequence ATGCTGAATAGTATTATCAATTTTTCGATAAAGAATAAACTCGTTATCGGCATACTCACCCTCGCGCTTATTGCATGGGGTGTTTGGAGTGCCGGACGTTTACCCATAGATGCTGTACCGGATATTACCAACAACCAGGTGCAGGTGATCACGGTTGCACCCACACTGGCATCACAGGAAGTGGAACAACTGGTGACCTATCCCATTGAACAAAGCCTGGCTAACCTGCCTGACCTGCAGGAGATGCGTTCTATTTCCCGCTTTGGCCTCTCTGTTATTACAGTTGTGTTTCCAGATGATGTGGATGTTTATTTCGCCCGGCAGCTGATCAGCGAGAGGCTGAAAGAAGCAGAGAGCAGGATCCCGCAGGGAATGGGAACACCAGAGCTGGCACCGGTAAGTACAGGGTTGGGAGAGATCTATCAATATGTGATCCGCCCGAAGAAAGGAAGTGAGGATAAATATACAGCCATGGACCTGCGTACGATGCAGGACTGGATTGTATCCCGCCAGTTGTATGGAACGCCGGGTATTGCAGAGATCAATAGTTTCGGGGGCCTGAAGAAACAATATGAAGTGGCGGTAGATCCTCATAAGCTGCGGTCTTTGAACATCACCATACCGGAGATCTTCAATGCCCTGCAAAAGAATAATGAAAATACAGGTGGTGCTTATATCGATAAAAAACCGAACGCTTATTTTATCAGGGGCATAGGTCTGGTGACTTCACTGGACGATATCCGGAATATTGTAATTAAAACGGTGAATGGGATCCCCGTACTGATCAGGGATGTGGCAGATGCAAAATTAGGCAGTGCTGTCCGTTACGGGGCATTGACCTATAATGGGGAAAAGGAAGTAGTAGGTGGAATTGTGATGATGCTCAAAGGAGCTAACAGTGCAGATGTTGTTGCACGCGTGAAGAAGAAAATGGAAACCATCCGTAACTCGCTGCCTGCAGATATTGAAATTGAACCATTCTTAGATAGGACGGGGCTGGTGAACAGTGCCATCGGTACAGTAGAAAAGAACTTAATAGAAGGTGCGCTGATCGTAGTGTTTGTATTGGTGGTATTCCTCGGGAATATCCGTGCAGGTTTGATTGTGGCATCTGCTATTCCGCTTTCCATGTTATTTGCACTGGGGCTGATGAACCTGTTTGGTGTAAGCGCCAACCTGATGAGCTTAGGGGCTATCGACTTTGGTTTGATCGTGGATGGTGCAGTGATCATTGTGGAAGCAACCATGCATCACCTGGGTTTAAGGAAAAGCCAGGAGCGGCTGACGCAGGCGGAAATGGACCAGGAGGTATTTGTATCTGCTTCTAAGATACGTAACAGCGCAGCTTTCGGAGAGATCATTATTTTAATTGTGTACATCCCCATACTTTCTCTTGTAGGTATTGAAGGAAAGATGTTCCGGCCCATGGCGCAAACGGTAGGTTTTGCCATCCTGGGAGCATTGATCCTGTCTCTCACGTACATCCCTATGATGTCTGCTTTATTTCTTCCGAAGAAGCTCTCCAACAAAAGAACCATCGCGGATAAGATGATGGACTTCTTTCAGCGATTATATGCACCCATTATTCATGGTGCTATCAGGATGAAGTATTGGGTAACAGGCGCAGCAGTAATTGTAATGGTGATCACGCTGATCGTGTTTAACAGGATGGGGGGAGAATTTATTCCCCAGCTGCAGGAAGGCGATTATGCGCTCCATTGCATATTGCCGCAGGGAACTTCTTTATCCCAAAGTATTGAAACCTCTATGATGGCGAGCCGTATCCTCAGAACTTTTCCGGAAGTGGAAATGGTGGTGGGTAAAACCGGCGGGGCGGAAGTACCAACAGATCCTATGCCTCCTGAAGCATCGGACCTGATCGTTACGCTGAAGCCAAGAAAGGAATGGACCACTACCAAAAGTTATACAGAACTGGCCAATAAGATGTTGGAAAAACTGGAAGTGATCCCGGGTGTTTTCTTTGAAGCATCCCAGCCTATACAAATGCGTTTCAATGAATTGATGACAGGGGTAAGGCAGGATGTTGCCGTGAAAGTGTTTGGAGAGAATATTGATACACTGGCTGCGTTAGCACCAAAAGTAGCGGCTGTTATCCAATCCGTGAAAGGAGCTACAGCACCGCAGATTGAACGTACAAGTGGTCTTCCTCAAATTACCATTCAATATGACCGTGCAAGGATAGCGGGATACGGTTTGAACATACAGGATATTAATACCACTGTAAGCACAGCCTTTGCAGGAAAGACAGCAAGCAGGGTGTTTGAAAATGAAAGACAGTTTGACCTGGTAGTGAGATTGGATAGTGCCAACCGTGCTTCCATAGAAGATGTGGGTAATCTTTACATTGCCCTGCCGGATGGTGTGCAGGTTCCACTGAATCAGTTAGCCACCGTATCTATTAAAGAGGGGCCGGCACAGATCAGTCGTGAAGATGGCAGACGCCGGATTGTAGTGGGCTTTAATGTGAAAGACCGGGATGTGGAAAGCGTAGTGAAGGAGATCCAGGAGAAACTGACTGCTGCGAAGATCCTGCCAACCGGGTATTACTATACTTACGGTGGAACTTTTGAGAACCTGCAGGAAGCATCGGCAAGACTGAGCATTGCAGTGCCCGTATCACTGGCATTGATCTTTGTATTGCTCTTCTTCACATTTGGTTCTGTTAAGGAAGCTGCTTTGATCTTTACTGCCATTCCCATGAGTGCCATTGGCGGCGTATTTGCTTTACTGCTTCGCGGGATGCCCTTTAGCATATCAGCAGGCGTAGGGTTCATTGCTTTGTTTGGGGTAGCGGTATTGAACGGCATTGTGCTGATCAGCACCTTTAATCAATTAGAAAAAGAAGGCATGCAGGATGTGGTGCAGCGGGTGATAGAAGGAACAAAGATCAGGTTGCGGCCGGTACTCATGACGGCTACGGTAGCTTCCTTCGGATTCTTTCCCATGGCCATTTCAACGGGAGCAGGGGCTGAAGTGCAGAAACCTTTGGCTACCGTAGTGATCGGCGGATTACTGACGGCTACTTTCCTCACCCTGGTAGTGCTGCCATTATTGTATATCATATTTAACCCGAAGATCAAAATGAAAGGAGCCATGGTAGCCGCGCTCTTATTCATCATTCCATCTGCCCAGGCACAAAGGAAAACGATCGATGAAACACTAGCTGCGGCAAAAGGAAATCTGCAATACAGCATTAATAAAGAGCAGATCAATAAAGGACGCCTGCAAACAAAGTCGGCCGGCATGCTTCCTAAAACAGGCATCTTTGCGGAGAATGAAGATCTCCGGCCCAGTGATAAACAGGGCATCCTGAAGATAGGTGTTTCGCAAAGTGTTGCCTGGCCCGGTTTATACAATGCGCAGAAAGACCTGTATGCAGAACAGTTAAAGTACTACCAAACAAATACAACAGCAATTGATGCGGAGATCAAAAGGGATGTGCGCAGTGTGTATTACCAGCTGTGGTATCTGCAGGATAAGGTATTGTTATTCCAGCGGCTGGATAGTATTTATACATCGCTGCATGCCGCGGCTAAACTGAAAGTTAAAACAGGGGATAGCCCGGGATTGGATAGCATTGCTGCCAGTGTGCGTATGCAGGAGCTGGAGGCTTTCCTGCAACAAACAGGGAATGATATGAAGATCCAGCAGCAGTTGCTGATGCAGTTGATGAACAGTTCTGAAAGCACCTTACCGGTATTGCAGCCTTTGGAGAAATTGCCTTTTGTTTTAAGTGGTTCAGACAGCCTGCATCCTGTTATTGGTTTGCAACAACAGAATATAGCTATTGCGAATGCAGGGGTAAGGGTTGTTAAGAATGAAAACAGGCCGGAGTTTTCGGGACGTTTCTTCAGTCAGCGTTTATATGGATTGAGTGATCCGTTCACAGGATTCTCTGTTAGTGCTGCCTTTCCTTTATTTGGAGCCGGCGCTTACCGCAATAAAGTAAAAACGGCGAAAGCAGAAGTAGCGATGCAGCAGAAGCAGTATGAATATGGTATGCAGTCTTTTCATACACAAAGGATCCAGGCACAGCAGGAGGCAGAGAAGAACAACAGCCTGCTGCGGTTCTATGAAACGGTGGGGCTGAAACAGGCGAATGAGATCATCAAAGCGGCAACACTGGCTTACAGGGCCGGGGAGATCAGTTTTGCAGAACTATCCCAGTTCCTCACACAGGCCATCGATATCCAGCGAAATTACCTGGAGAACCTCAATGCTTATAACCAATCCATTATTGCGTACAATTATTTTATCAATCAGTAG
- a CDS encoding efflux RND transporter periplasmic adaptor subunit, translating to MKYFIIIIIAIFLTACGSVEKKQPEEKEEHAHPKEEGNTATLTEEQMKSIGIELGSIEKKQLTASLRANGILKVPNQNKASINSVYNGVVKTLLVQTGSPVTKGQVIATISNPQFIQVQEEYMGINAKIRHAEQEYNRQKELNEGNAGALKNLQAAETELRTVQARRAGLKQQIELMGINPSSLANGKLFSVISLRSPIDGVVSQVSVNLGSYVDVSTLVAEIVDNSQLHLDLFVYEKDLPKLKKNQVIHFTLTNNPGREYDAEIFSLGSSFEGESKAVSVHAMVKGNKSGLIDGMGITALISLEKAVVPAVPTDALINAQGQDYIFIVRGKDDHGMDFERIPVAKGTTDVGYTEITPLKDIPADAKVVVKGAFFILAKQTNSGEHAH from the coding sequence ATGAAGTATTTCATCATCATCATTATAGCTATTTTTTTAACTGCCTGCGGGAGTGTTGAAAAAAAACAACCGGAGGAAAAAGAAGAACATGCGCATCCGAAGGAAGAGGGTAATACGGCCACACTTACCGAAGAGCAAATGAAAAGCATCGGCATTGAACTGGGCAGTATTGAGAAGAAACAATTGACAGCTTCACTGCGTGCCAATGGGATACTAAAAGTACCGAATCAGAACAAAGCCAGTATTAATTCCGTTTATAATGGAGTAGTTAAGACTTTACTGGTGCAAACGGGGAGCCCTGTTACCAAAGGGCAGGTGATTGCAACGATCTCTAACCCGCAGTTTATACAGGTGCAGGAGGAATACATGGGTATCAATGCAAAGATCCGGCATGCGGAACAGGAGTATAACCGGCAGAAAGAATTGAACGAAGGGAATGCCGGTGCGCTGAAAAACCTGCAGGCCGCGGAAACAGAACTGAGAACGGTGCAGGCAAGAAGGGCCGGATTGAAACAGCAGATAGAGCTGATGGGCATTAATCCTTCTTCACTGGCTAATGGGAAACTGTTCTCTGTTATTTCATTGAGAAGTCCTATTGACGGCGTGGTAAGCCAGGTGTCTGTTAACCTGGGCAGTTATGTGGATGTGAGTACCCTGGTAGCAGAGATCGTTGATAACAGCCAGTTGCATCTCGACCTGTTTGTGTATGAGAAGGATCTGCCGAAGTTAAAGAAGAACCAGGTGATCCATTTTACACTCACCAACAATCCGGGCAGAGAGTATGATGCAGAGATATTCTCCCTGGGATCATCTTTTGAAGGAGAGAGCAAAGCAGTGAGCGTACATGCCATGGTGAAAGGGAATAAATCAGGGTTGATAGATGGAATGGGCATCACGGCATTGATCAGCCTGGAGAAGGCGGTAGTGCCTGCTGTACCCACAGATGCTTTGATCAATGCACAGGGGCAGGATTATATTTTTATCGTTCGTGGTAAAGATGATCATGGTATGGACTTTGAAAGGATCCCGGTTGCAAAAGGTACCACAGATGTAGGTTATACAGAGATAACACCATTGAAAGATATTCCCGCCGATGCGAAGGTAGTCGTGAAAGGCGCTTTCTTCATCTTGGCGAAACAAACTAATTCAGGCGAACATGCACATTAA
- a CDS encoding heavy metal translocating P-type ATPase — MEKIKIDLDLLLPEIPDERDACVQRIISMMQNHKGIAKAHLLPGNGKDEAKLCFHFDPDQISLEQIQTYAREAGAAITKQYGHLMVEVEKIREMMVAGVVEGQLKKVPALVDVSVSATGNIRIEYDQTLMDKEGVLKEVRQQGLKVKEVKVGVGGGDGHGGEHQHGDVRTHGGAREHKHAHSHDHSESHDHGDGHDHDHNHGNSNAPAWKSYLPAIISFTMLIAGIIADNYTTFPGWARLIWYGIAYIPVGVPVAVTGFKLLMKGDIFTEFILMTIATLGAFYIGEYPEGVAVMLFYTVGELFQDAAVNRAKRSIKALLDIRPDTAMVLVNGTYKEVAPTDVKVGDTIQVRAGERVPLDGEMLSEGSAFNTAALTGESKPSTIRKGETALAGMINQEKVIELKVTKLFNDSSLARILTLVQEATTRKARTEQFIRRFARIYTPIVVFLAIGIALLPYFFVANYVFNDWLYRSLIFLVISCPCALVISIPLGYFGGIGAASRKGILFKGSNYLDLMTKITSVIMDKTGTLTKGVFKVQEVKSYDLPEEEWLPLAAALESKSTHPVAQAIVAHVKMNNIAIEDLEEISGHGLKGKAGGRTVLAGNVKLLEKMNIPVREELRSITDTIVAVAVDGKLAGYVTIADEMKKDSKEAINALHGMNIKTTMLSGDKQSVVDKVATYLGIDHAYGDLLPENKVEKVEQAKKDTGAIIAFVGDGINDAPVLALSDVGIAMGGLGSDAAIETADVIIQTDQPSKIATAIGIGRATNRIVWQNIALAFGVKAIVLVLGAGGLATMWEAVFADVGVALLAILNAVRIQRMKF, encoded by the coding sequence ATGGAAAAGATTAAAATAGACCTTGATCTGCTGCTGCCGGAAATCCCTGATGAGAGGGATGCCTGCGTGCAGCGCATCATCAGCATGATGCAAAATCATAAGGGGATTGCAAAAGCACATCTGTTACCCGGTAATGGAAAAGATGAAGCGAAACTTTGTTTCCATTTTGATCCTGATCAGATATCGTTGGAGCAGATACAAACATATGCCCGGGAAGCAGGCGCTGCTATCACTAAACAGTATGGCCACCTGATGGTGGAAGTGGAAAAGATCAGGGAGATGATGGTGGCTGGTGTTGTGGAAGGGCAGTTGAAGAAAGTGCCGGCATTGGTGGATGTATCTGTATCTGCCACAGGGAATATCCGCATTGAGTATGATCAGACCCTGATGGATAAAGAGGGCGTGTTGAAGGAGGTCCGGCAACAGGGTTTGAAGGTAAAGGAAGTGAAGGTGGGAGTTGGAGGAGGAGATGGACATGGAGGTGAACATCAACATGGAGATGTACGTACACATGGAGGTGCGCGCGAACATAAGCATGCTCATTCGCACGATCATTCTGAATCACACGATCACGGTGATGGCCATGACCATGATCATAACCACGGAAACAGCAATGCCCCGGCCTGGAAAAGTTACCTACCTGCCATCATCAGTTTCACCATGCTGATAGCAGGTATCATAGCAGACAATTACACTACCTTCCCCGGATGGGCGAGACTGATCTGGTACGGCATTGCATACATCCCGGTTGGTGTACCCGTTGCCGTTACAGGATTTAAGTTACTGATGAAGGGAGACATCTTCACTGAATTCATCCTGATGACGATCGCTACACTGGGGGCCTTTTACATAGGTGAATATCCTGAAGGCGTAGCCGTGATGCTTTTTTATACAGTAGGCGAGTTATTCCAGGATGCTGCTGTGAACCGTGCTAAAAGAAGTATTAAAGCATTGCTGGATATCCGTCCGGATACGGCGATGGTATTAGTGAACGGTACTTATAAGGAAGTAGCGCCCACAGATGTGAAAGTAGGTGATACCATACAGGTGAGAGCTGGTGAAAGAGTTCCCCTGGATGGAGAAATGCTGAGTGAAGGCAGTGCATTTAATACAGCCGCACTTACAGGAGAAAGTAAACCTTCCACCATCCGCAAAGGAGAAACAGCATTGGCTGGTATGATCAACCAGGAGAAAGTAATAGAACTGAAAGTGACCAAACTGTTCAACGACAGTTCACTGGCACGCATATTAACCCTGGTGCAGGAAGCTACCACCCGCAAAGCAAGAACAGAACAGTTCATTCGCCGTTTTGCACGCATCTATACGCCCATCGTGGTTTTCCTTGCCATAGGTATTGCATTGCTGCCGTATTTCTTTGTAGCCAACTATGTATTCAACGACTGGTTGTACCGCTCACTGATCTTCCTCGTGATCTCCTGTCCCTGTGCCCTGGTGATTTCCATTCCGCTGGGTTATTTTGGTGGGATAGGGGCTGCGTCCCGGAAGGGCATCCTCTTCAAAGGATCTAATTACCTGGACCTTATGACGAAGATCACCAGCGTGATCATGGATAAAACCGGCACACTTACAAAAGGTGTATTTAAAGTGCAGGAAGTAAAAAGCTATGACCTGCCGGAAGAAGAATGGCTCCCGCTTGCAGCAGCATTGGAAAGTAAATCCACGCATCCTGTGGCACAGGCCATTGTAGCACATGTTAAAATGAATAACATCGCTATAGAAGACCTGGAAGAGATCAGCGGACATGGATTAAAAGGAAAAGCAGGCGGAAGAACAGTACTGGCCGGTAATGTGAAACTGCTGGAGAAAATGAATATCCCGGTAAGAGAAGAACTCCGCAGTATTACAGACACCATTGTTGCAGTAGCGGTAGATGGAAAACTCGCGGGATATGTAACCATCGCAGATGAAATGAAGAAGGACAGCAAAGAAGCGATCAATGCGCTGCATGGCATGAATATCAAAACCACCATGCTCAGTGGTGATAAACAATCAGTTGTAGATAAGGTGGCGACGTACCTGGGGATCGATCATGCATATGGCGATCTACTTCCTGAGAATAAAGTAGAAAAGGTGGAGCAGGCAAAAAAAGATACCGGTGCCATCATTGCCTTTGTAGGAGATGGTATTAATGATGCACCGGTGCTAGCCTTAAGTGATGTAGGTATTGCCATGGGAGGCCTGGGAAGTGATGCCGCCATTGAAACCGCAGATGTGATCATTCAAACAGACCAGCCCTCTAAGATTGCTACAGCTATCGGCATCGGCAGGGCTACGAACAGGATCGTATGGCAGAACATTGCGCTGGCATTTGGTGTGAAAGCAATTGTACTGGTACTGGGGGCCGGAGGTTTGGCTACCATGTGGGAAGCGGTTTTTGCGGATGTGGGTGTTGCCCTGCTGGCTATTCTCAATGCGGTGAGGATCCAGCGGATGAAGTTTTAA
- a CDS encoding response regulator: MEHIQFLGHTRRTIFLAEDDLDDQEMLEYAVREVDPYVDIVSITNGRKFITHLDSVSDQELPALIVLDYNLPELTGVEIVKLLNQKRRYQSIPKVMWSTSSSPVHKSISFELGILDYIIKPSDMASFISIAKHMLSFIKEPTA, encoded by the coding sequence GTGGAACATATACAATTTTTAGGCCATACTAGAAGAACGATCTTTCTGGCCGAGGATGATCTGGATGATCAGGAAATGTTGGAATATGCCGTAAGGGAGGTCGACCCATATGTGGATATCGTCAGTATTACAAATGGCCGGAAATTTATAACACATTTAGACAGTGTTTCCGACCAGGAGTTGCCTGCATTGATTGTCCTCGATTACAATTTACCTGAACTCACTGGTGTTGAGATAGTTAAACTATTGAACCAGAAAAGGCGGTACCAGTCGATACCTAAAGTAATGTGGAGCACTTCCAGTTCTCCGGTACATAAATCTATTAGTTTTGAATTAGGGATCCTGGATTACATTATCAAGCCGAGTGATATGGCTTCGTTCATTTCCATTGCAAAACATATGTTGTCTTTTATCAAGGAACCAACAGCATAA